A stretch of DNA from Miscanthus floridulus cultivar M001 unplaced genomic scaffold, ASM1932011v1 fs_806_2_3, whole genome shotgun sequence:
TGGGGCACTGTTTCTTGATAACACGGCACGTCCAGGTCCAGTCCAGATGCATCCACGCATGCATGGGCGTTTCATGATTTTGTTCGTTTTGAATTCTCGCGGACTGTCATTTTCTTTACATAGCAGGCGGTTGGGATGCGACATCGATCGCAAGCGTGAGTGCGTGAGCACTAATTATTGTGCTCAACAAGATTGTTAGCGACGTACCACCTACTCCTGAGTATGGAATGGACTGCTCCATCGGCAGTAATTTCCAAGATTATTTGAGTACAATTGTAATGCAAAACTACAGCGGTTGCGCCTTCTGTATCTAAGTAGGAATTGTGCAGAGCACACGATTAGCCTATTCGTGAATTAGTAGTAGGTTGACGATTATTACTCTCAAACGATCTATACGCACGGGACAAATGCTCACACATACATCATTCAAGGCCATAGAGAAATACGGGAAAAGGCAACACTAACACCGTAACAGCACTGTAGGTTGTACATGTATATCTATACTCTACCGTTTGATCTCTCGTGTATACAAATGTTTAATGTTGTTAATAAGGGGGTGGACGAATGGCGATTTGCTCGCATCAACGATCTGAAATCCGACGTTAGAGATCGTCACAATGACATGTGGCGGCCAGCCACGCCACCCTTGATCCTTCGAGTGGAAAAGCCCGGGTCCCATGGGATTGGGATGGAACGGTGGGGACAACCTCTTTCGGAGGCATCTGGGACTGGGACGTTGAGGGCTCACATGCAGCAGGTGCATTCAACACTGCTGCTCTGCTGCCCAACAGTAACGGCTGCCAACCACCATtaattaggccccgtttagatgccaatttttttttgtttttggctactatagcacttttatttgtatttggcaaaaattatctaattatggactatttaggcttaaaagatttgtctcgtcaATTACGAGTAaattgtgtaattaattattctttttacctacatttaatgctccatgcatgtgccgtaaaatTTAATACGACGAggaattttaaaattttttagATTTTAGATGAGATCTAAACAGAGCCTTAATCCAACTAAAGGAAACAGAGGGGGGACACCGGACGacgcagcagcggcagcgggcaTGCACGCTTTGCTCTACCAATTGCTGTCCTGTGCGGCTGTGCTCACAAAGTGGGTGTTTGGTccactcctaaattttagtcgttgtccacatcggatgtttgacacatgaacagagtattaaatatagactaattatgaaactaattgtatagtttgcgagacgaatcttttaagcctaattagtccatgatttgacaatattgtgctacagtaaatatgtgctaataatggattaattagacttaaaaattttGACTCGTGGATTACTAacagattatgtaatttgttttttttattaatatccggaCACCCCATACAACATCCTCTCAACACactttctaaattttagtcactgaaaCCAAACGCCACCTAAACTAAGGGCTTGggcagtgttcggctggctggccagccaccTCACGAAATCACTGTTTACGTCCTGTCaaaacagtattttctctcacaacaatcagccaaaacagtatttttcagccaaacaGGCTCTTGTTTGGTtcgcctagtagctactaaatttagtagcttttagtcactttagtaactttttaatcAAACGCTacgactaaaagctactaaaagagcTTTAGTCCTCTCTAATAACTCTGAaattactaaaagtgactaaactgtTCCGTAGCTattaaagtttagtagctcgaacccaACAACCCCTAAACCGGTGTACACTTGCACGACACAGATTACTGCTGTACCTTCAAATTAGTAGCATGCATATCTGATTGTTCCCGCTGGATGGAAACTTCCATTTTCTTGacataataaataaaataaaaataaacttgGAGCTCCATGATCTAATTTCGTCATGACAAGGCTCCAGGCACGCACATCCCATGCACACCCATCCATCCACCTCTCAAAGATCGAGACCCCACCCGCGCCGAACACGAACAGGCTGGCAGCCTGGCATGGCATCATCTGTCCTCGCCTTTGCCTTTCGCTCCTCCCCAGACCGGCAGGGCCCACCACCGCTTAATTACCCTCCTCTAATCACTCTCCCGCTAATTAAACACAGGCTAGTCATTACAGTACTACCGCCGTGGCTAACAAGGCGGTTAGCCAGCCAGAAGGGCAGGCCGGCTAGCACTTGTTGGGGGTGAAGCCAACGGCGCCCTTGGCGGTGTCGAAGCTGACGCGGATGCCCTGCTGCTGCACGTTCCCGATGATGGACACGGCCGCGTTCGTCGGCGCGAACGCCAGGCAGTAGGTCCCGGCCCCATCCACGGGGATGAGGTAGTTCTTCGCCGGCAGCCGCAGCGCGCCGCCGCCCTCGAACCGCAGCGACACCGCGGGCACCTCCACGCTGGTCCGGTCCGACAGGTCGTAGCACGTGTCGAACAGCGACACCCCGGAGGTCCGGGGCAGCGACTGCGTGCCCCGGACGAAGGCGTCGCGGAGCGCCGCGTAGGCGGATGCCTGGAGCCGCGTCACGGCGGTGCCGGAGTCCACGATGACGCCTCCGGACCCCGACGTGGCGTCCATGGCGAACGCGGACGCCGGGATGGACAGCGGCTGCCCGCCCACGGAGATCCCCGACAGCGCGACGTAGTAGAAGGTGCCCGTGCGCGGGCTTCGCAGGAGTGGCGCCGTCACGGTGTCGGCCGCCGCGGCCTCGGCGTCCGCACCGAACTGGAGCGTGGACGCGGCGGGGGAGTCGCGGTCGACGAGGCAGTAGGAGAAGGTGGACGCGGAGATCTGGGACGGGAACGAGAGCGGGCCACCGCCGAGCGCCAGTAGGCCCGCGGCGCCGACGAAGAGGCCCTCGTTGTCGTGGCCGCACCCGATGGCGACGTTGGTGACGGGCGTGGAGTCCCCCAGCGTGAGCGTCTCGGTGGCGAAGTCGCCCACGGTGTAGGAGCCGTCGCCGTAGGCCACCTCGTAGAGGCACGCGCCCGTGGCGTTGCGGCACGCCGCGGTGTCCAGGTCCCGGCACCGCGCGGAGTCGCAGGAGACGGCGGCGTAGGAGGCCGACAGCGACGGGTCGAACACCGGGTCCGACTGCTGGTAGCAGTCGGCGCAGGGCTGGCACTGCACCCAGGTGACGTCGCTCCCCGTGTCCAGCACCATGTACAGCTCCCGCGCGGGGCTGCCGATGCCCACGCGGGAGAAGTACTCGCCGCTGCCCTGCCCGACGCCCGACACCACGGGGCCCtggatcgccgccgccgccgccaaggacgccGCAAACACCGCCGACTCGTTCGCGGGCCGCAGGTCGTGCAGACGGGTCACCCCGTCCGCCGCCAGCGTCGCGCGGGCCGCCAGCGCCGCGGCGCGCGCCGAGTCCCGGCGGAGGCGGGACAGCACCAGGGAGCGGTACGTCTCGTGCC
This window harbors:
- the LOC136533197 gene encoding protein ASPARTIC PROTEASE IN GUARD CELL 1-like; protein product: MQPPTLLPLAAVVAVLLLAVAPTPAVSRHRHSSADTETLDVAASLSRARAALSTEAVSLHQSAAEAKGDSRPSGGGLTLRLHSRDFLPEAQQGGRQRHETYRSLVLSRLRRDSARAAALAARATLAADGVTRLHDLRPANESAVFAASLAAAAAIQGPVVSGVGQGSGEYFSRVGIGSPARELYMVLDTGSDVTWVQCQPCADCYQQSDPVFDPSLSASYAAVSCDSARCRDLDTAACRNATGACLYEVAYGDGSYTVGDFATETLTLGDSTPVTNVAIGCGHDNEGLFVGAAGLLALGGGPLSFPSQISASTFSYCLVDRDSPAASTLQFGADAEAAAADTVTAPLLRSPRTGTFYYVALSGISVGGQPLSIPASAFAMDATSGSGGVIVDSGTAVTRLQASAYAALRDAFVRGTQSLPRTSGVSLFDTCYDLSDRTSVEVPAVSLRFEGGGALRLPAKNYLIPVDGAGTYCLAFAPTNAAVSIIGNVQQQGIRVSFDTAKGAVGFTPNKC